GTCTGTCGAAAACTGGTCGGTGGCTGATCTCTTGCGCGGACTCGTGGCTCAATGTTGCGGGGCGGACCTGACCGACATTGTCTCGGGATTCCCGAGCTGCGCTTTTCCGGACACGGTACACGCGTGCGAGGACGACGTTTTCAGCGACGTCTTTGCCCGGTGGGTAGCCGGACTGCAGTGAGTCCTACCTTCAAGGAGTCCTATTTGAGACCGGACTGCACAAATGCATCACGCACGTAGCGCTGAAGGAACAGGTAGATCAGAAAGATCGGTAAGCATGCCAGTCCCGATGCAGCCATGATTGCGCCCCAGTTGTTCCCCTCGGCACCGAGGAAACTACGGATTCCGATCTGCAGCACGGAATTCGACTGGCGCATGATGAGTGCCGGCCAGAGGTACTCGTTCCAGGCAGAGATGAACAACATGATGCCGAGCGCCGCGAGCGCAGGCTTCATGTTGGGCAGCACTACCTTCCAGAGCGTTGACCACGAGTTCTGGCCGTCGATCTGACTGGCGTCGAGTAGCTCCCGCGGAAATGCCTCCATGTGCTGCCGCATCAGCAAGACTCCGAAGGCAGAGCACAAGTTCGGGATCACGATGCCTGCAACGGTGTTGAGCAAACCCATCTGGGAGATGAGCAGATAGTTGGGGATCATCGTGACCTGAAACGGAACCAACCACGACCCGACGAACAGGAGGAACAAAGCTTGCTTGCCGAAAAAATTCCACCGTGCGAAGCCGTAAGCGGCGAGGATTGCGACCAACAGCTGGCTGACCGACATGACCAGCGCCATGGTGAACGTGTTCACCATCATCGACGCCATCGGGATCGTGTTCCACACATATCGGAAGTTCTCGAGGCTGAATGGCGCGGGTAGTGGGCTCGCGGACAGAGAATCCTCAGGGCGACGGAAGGCCGTGGCAAACAGCCAGTAGATCGGAAAAATGCTGAACACGGTTACGGCCACGAGGACAACATGCCCGATCACCCGCCTCGTTCGAGATCGAGACCGGACCGGCCCGTCACCGCTCTCGCTCCGGGAATTGAGGTGCTCCACCACCGGCGTCGCACCGGAACCATGTGCACGGCGGGGCGCGTCGACCAGAACAAATGCCATGTCAGATCCTAATTGTCGTAGAAGCTCAGTCGGTCCGACACGCGGACGAAGATGACGGCGATGATTCCGAAACCGAGGAAGAAGAGAGTCCCTGCAGCAGCTGACAGTCCGGCGTCGAAGTTCTGGAAACCGAACTGGTACAACAGGTAATAAATGTTCGTGGACGCTCCGCTCGGTCCACCCTGGGTAAGAATGTCGATGACGGGATATGCCCACTGTGCGCCCAAGAGAATCGTCATGAGGGCCAGGAAGACCAGTGTGGGAGAGAGAAGCGGCAGCGTGATCTTGCGGGTGATCGTCGCCTCGGACGCGCCGTCGAGCGACGCTGCTGAAGCATAGTCCGGATTGATTCCGGCCAGTCCGGCCGAGATGACCAGGACTCCGAAGCCGAGCAGTTGCCATCCGACGATCACGACGACACCGAGCAGTGCAAACTTCGGATCGCGAAAGATGTTGCCTATCTCCATTCCCCATGTTGCGGCGACCCGCGGGATGACGCCGCCGTCGGGGTTGAACAGCCAACGCCACACGGCGCTGCCGGCGATCGGTGTCACCAGAAAGGGGACGAAGATCAAGGCTTGATAGATCGTCTTGGAGCGTCCGGATACCCGCTTCGATACCAGCCCGATGACGATCGGCAACAACAGTGAGAACAGCGTGAAGGCGAGTGTGTAGACCACGGTGTTGCGCAGCGCCTGATGCAACTCGGGTAATGAGAGAACTCGCGTGTAATTATCCAGTCCTACAGATTCTTTGGGAACTGTGGGAACCATGTTCCACTTGTAGAAGGAGAGGTTGACGGTTTCGCCGAGCGGCTTGTAGATCCAGACGATCAACAACACCACTGCCGGCAACAGGTACAGGTAAGGCACCACACTGCGAGGTGCCCACCGGAAGCGGGCTGGGCGCGCTGCTACGGCACGCTCCGACCCGCCTTCGCTTGGAACTTCGACGAACATGTTCGCGGCTCAATTCGCCGGTGCGGTGGTGGAGCCGTACAGTTTGAACGCGGGAACCAGCTTGTCGATTGCCTCCTGAAGGTGATCAGTGCTCATTTCGTACACAGTCGCCGACTCCTCCACCGGAACTACCGTGTGCAGTACGCGATCTCGGTAGACGTGGACCATGTTGAATGCCTGCGAACCGTTTTGGCCACGCAGGATACCGGTGCCCGCCAGAACATCCTGTGTGTAGCAGGAAGCAGAGGCAACCGAGACGGGAATTCCGGCGAACGTGCAGGTGGTCGAGTAGTGCAGGTGACCACCGAGAATACCGCGGACATCGGTTCCCTCGAGTACCGCGGCCAGTTTGTTCTGATCCTTGAGTTCTACCAGAGTGAGCACATCCAGAACCGACGGAACTGGCGGATGGTGCAGCGCTAGAAGGGTTCCGTGTGGCGCCGGTACAGCAAGCACCCCTTCGAGCCAAGCGAGTTGCTCGTCACTGATCAGTCCGTGATGGAATCCGGGAACCGTGCTGTCCAACACGATGATGCGGAGGCCGTTGACGTCGACCACCGAGTCGACGGATTCCTGAGTCGGAGCGCTATCGAGAAGGCCGCTACGGAAGGCTGGGCGTGCATCGTGATTACCCATGACCCAGATAACCTGTGCACCCAGCCGTTCGGCCGCGGGTTCGACTATCCGGCGCAGACGGACGTATGCCTCGGGCTCTCCCACGTCGGCCAGATCGCCGGTGAAGACAATAGCCTCGGGGCGCTGGCCGGTCCTCTCGAGCCGTTCGAAGATGCGAGCCAAATTGGCATCGCTGTCCACGGAATCGTGGAGAAGATCACCGTCGGTGACAAAGTGAGTGTCGCTGAGATGCAGGATGTAGTGGTCGGGTTCGCCGTACTGGGACATGAGAAATTCTCCTTCGATTGTGTGTCAGTTGACCGTGTGTCAGTTGACCAGTGCAAGATGCAGGCGATCGAGTTCCTCAGAGCTCAATCCATGGGCAAGAAGGTATTCGGAGGCACTCCCATACGAGTTATCGATGGATTGCAGGCTTGCCCGCATGAGCGCAGCGGGGCTTGCCCCGACCAATTGGACGATGTCCTCCCCGCCGCCGATGCCGTACTCGCGCAACCTCACAGCCATCGCGGATG
The nucleotide sequence above comes from Rhodococcus sp. KBS0724. Encoded proteins:
- a CDS encoding carbohydrate ABC transporter permease, which gives rise to MAFVLVDAPRRAHGSGATPVVEHLNSRSESGDGPVRSRSRTRRVIGHVVLVAVTVFSIFPIYWLFATAFRRPEDSLSASPLPAPFSLENFRYVWNTIPMASMMVNTFTMALVMSVSQLLVAILAAYGFARWNFFGKQALFLLFVGSWLVPFQVTMIPNYLLISQMGLLNTVAGIVIPNLCSAFGVLLMRQHMEAFPRELLDASQIDGQNSWSTLWKVVLPNMKPALAALGIMLFISAWNEYLWPALIMRQSNSVLQIGIRSFLGAEGNNWGAIMAASGLACLPIFLIYLFLQRYVRDAFVQSGLK
- a CDS encoding carbohydrate ABC transporter permease produces the protein MFVEVPSEGGSERAVAARPARFRWAPRSVVPYLYLLPAVVLLIVWIYKPLGETVNLSFYKWNMVPTVPKESVGLDNYTRVLSLPELHQALRNTVVYTLAFTLFSLLLPIVIGLVSKRVSGRSKTIYQALIFVPFLVTPIAGSAVWRWLFNPDGGVIPRVAATWGMEIGNIFRDPKFALLGVVVIVGWQLLGFGVLVISAGLAGINPDYASAASLDGASEATITRKITLPLLSPTLVFLALMTILLGAQWAYPVIDILTQGGPSGASTNIYYLLYQFGFQNFDAGLSAAAGTLFFLGFGIIAVIFVRVSDRLSFYDN
- a CDS encoding phosphodiesterase codes for the protein MSQYGEPDHYILHLSDTHFVTDGDLLHDSVDSDANLARIFERLERTGQRPEAIVFTGDLADVGEPEAYVRLRRIVEPAAERLGAQVIWVMGNHDARPAFRSGLLDSAPTQESVDSVVDVNGLRIIVLDSTVPGFHHGLISDEQLAWLEGVLAVPAPHGTLLALHHPPVPSVLDVLTLVELKDQNKLAAVLEGTDVRGILGGHLHYSTTCTFAGIPVSVASASCYTQDVLAGTGILRGQNGSQAFNMVHVYRDRVLHTVVPVEESATVYEMSTDHLQEAIDKLVPAFKLYGSTTAPAN
- a CDS encoding tyrosine-protein phosphatase, whose protein sequence is MLAGNWASAMAVRLREYGIGGGEDIVQLVGASPAALMRASLQSIDNSYGSASEYLLAHGLSSEELDRLHLALVN